Proteins encoded in a region of the Anabaena sp. PCC 7108 genome:
- a CDS encoding alpha-L-fucosidase: MIINNWFDAARLGMFIHWGHSSQQGCELSWPLVGGVFSLPFCQNIPVEKYHSTSDTFNPQEYKPEEWAYLAKSLGMQYAVLTAKHHDGFALFHTQESEFSIASAPYKKDIVREFIDAMRSEGLRIGLYFSLSDWHHPDYPAFTEADKPYRFDQLPQPTQQQWERYIQFLFNQIKELLTNYGQIDIIWFDGSWERTPEQWQAEKLAKMIRDLQPDILINDRLPNCGDFATPEQFIPPQPPAHLWETCLTINESWGHNSDDCKFKSSRQLIHTLCEVAAKGGKLLLNISPMGNGQIPPEQLERLQDIAEWMSRNSESILDTTPGLEPWQFYGTSTRQGNHLYLHLLMKPYETISVRGVPIKQIKSVYVLADSTPLDFTSRCAIMDSILNPNPVGELTIYVPESVIDPYVTVICIDIES; the protein is encoded by the coding sequence ATGATCATCAATAACTGGTTTGATGCAGCTAGGCTAGGAATGTTTATTCATTGGGGACACAGTTCCCAACAAGGATGTGAGTTATCTTGGCCGTTAGTAGGGGGTGTCTTCAGTCTTCCTTTTTGCCAAAATATTCCAGTTGAAAAATATCACTCCACATCTGATACTTTTAATCCTCAGGAATACAAACCTGAAGAATGGGCATATTTAGCCAAAAGTTTAGGGATGCAATATGCGGTATTAACAGCCAAGCATCATGATGGGTTTGCTCTCTTCCATACCCAGGAATCAGAGTTTTCAATTGCATCTGCACCATACAAAAAAGATATTGTTCGGGAATTTATCGACGCTATGCGCTCTGAGGGATTGCGTATTGGACTTTATTTTTCCCTCAGTGATTGGCATCATCCTGACTATCCGGCTTTCACAGAAGCAGATAAACCTTATCGTTTTGACCAACTGCCTCAACCCACACAGCAACAATGGGAGCGATATATCCAGTTTCTGTTCAATCAAATAAAAGAATTACTGACTAACTATGGTCAGATTGACATTATTTGGTTTGATGGTAGTTGGGAAAGGACTCCAGAGCAATGGCAAGCTGAAAAATTGGCAAAAATGATTCGTGATTTACAACCTGATATTCTGATTAACGATCGCCTCCCAAATTGTGGAGACTTTGCAACTCCTGAGCAGTTTATTCCTCCCCAACCTCCGGCTCATCTTTGGGAAACCTGTCTGACTATTAACGAGAGTTGGGGACATAACTCAGATGATTGCAAGTTTAAATCCTCCCGTCAATTGATTCATACATTGTGCGAAGTCGCTGCTAAAGGAGGCAAACTCTTACTGAATATCAGTCCAATGGGCAATGGACAAATTCCACCTGAGCAGTTGGAACGTCTCCAAGATATCGCTGAATGGATGTCTCGCAATTCTGAAAGTATCCTCGATACAACACCAGGATTAGAACCGTGGCAATTTTATGGGACTTCAACTCGTCAGGGCAATCACCTTTATTTGCACCTGTTAATGAAGCCCTATGAAACAATATCGGTTAGAGGTGTACCAATTAAACAAATAAAATCGGTATATGTTCTTGCCGACAGTACACCACTGGACTTTACAAGTCGCTGTGCAATTATGGATTCTATTCTCAATCCCAATCCTGTGGGAGAATTAACTATTTATGTTCCTGAATCAGTCATTGATCCCTACGTGACAGTGATTTGTATTGATATTGAATCTTGA
- a CDS encoding ATP-dependent RecD-like DNA helicase, which translates to MLQTLPTFLTTNSFPFQFTQQQQKALDKMWTFIQPTVTAALFLLVGFAGTGKSTIIFQLVKVLVATGKRVVLTAPTNKAVGVLRRMAAENGVTGVEFFTIHQLLGLGMVTRGKEKILDQIGPCYINLFDVVFIDECSMIGKQLWRWIENVANQSSTWTKIKIILMGDPAQLNPVNEGKSPSFQVANKAVLTQVVRQGIDSPLLEFVTASRYAVTKSKLPFAPFSKYLPDKSNGALMVKRQTLLRYAYKKISQKFAHNPDCFRILSWTNAQVDFYNQQIRTYLYGKNANRFISGERLITKDPIMAPDGKTAILSTSTEFTVLDVFGDRYNNYDSWRLKVETDEGIVRQIYVLHEDEEKRFHQETQRLLKIAKRNPFLWKQYYKHLEQFANIRNCFALTVHNSQGSTFLEAGIDGQDLSKRLNRERGDDSKAVLAKIKEFNRLYYVSSSRARQRILVIR; encoded by the coding sequence ATGCTCCAAACTCTTCCTACTTTTCTGACCACAAATTCTTTTCCATTTCAATTTACCCAACAGCAGCAAAAAGCCTTAGATAAAATGTGGACTTTTATACAACCAACTGTCACAGCTGCTTTATTTCTGCTCGTAGGATTTGCTGGAACCGGGAAGTCAACTATAATTTTCCAACTCGTTAAAGTTCTGGTGGCGACAGGTAAACGAGTTGTCCTGACTGCACCTACTAATAAAGCTGTAGGTGTACTGCGACGCATGGCGGCAGAAAATGGGGTAACTGGTGTGGAATTCTTCACCATTCACCAATTACTAGGACTAGGAATGGTGACTAGAGGTAAAGAGAAAATACTTGACCAAATAGGACCCTGTTACATCAACTTATTTGATGTTGTCTTTATTGATGAATGTTCCATGATTGGAAAACAACTATGGCGCTGGATTGAAAATGTGGCTAATCAATCATCTACCTGGACAAAAATCAAAATTATTCTCATGGGCGACCCTGCCCAATTAAATCCAGTTAATGAAGGAAAATCTCCTAGTTTTCAAGTAGCAAATAAAGCAGTATTGACTCAAGTTGTCCGCCAAGGAATTGATAGTCCGTTGCTGGAGTTTGTCACGGCTTCTCGCTATGCAGTGACTAAAAGTAAACTGCCATTTGCACCATTTTCTAAATATCTACCTGATAAAAGTAACGGGGCGCTGATGGTTAAACGTCAAACTTTACTACGGTATGCCTACAAAAAGATATCTCAAAAATTTGCTCATAATCCAGATTGTTTCCGTATTTTATCTTGGACAAATGCTCAAGTTGACTTTTATAATCAGCAGATTCGTACATATTTGTATGGGAAGAATGCCAACCGATTTATCTCTGGAGAACGATTAATTACTAAAGACCCAATCATGGCTCCTGATGGAAAAACTGCGATTCTTTCCACATCTACAGAATTTACTGTTTTAGATGTGTTTGGAGACCGTTATAACAACTATGATAGTTGGAGATTGAAAGTAGAAACAGATGAAGGAATTGTCCGTCAAATCTACGTTCTACATGAAGATGAAGAAAAGCGATTTCACCAAGAAACGCAACGCTTGCTCAAAATTGCCAAACGTAATCCCTTTCTCTGGAAGCAATATTATAAACATTTAGAGCAGTTTGCTAATATCAGAAACTGTTTTGCATTAACTGTTCATAATAGTCAAGGTAGCACTTTCTTGGAAGCGGGTATTGATGGTCAAGATTTGAGTAAGCGGCTGAATCGAGAACGCGGAGATGATAGTAAAGCAGTCCTAGCTAAAATTAAGGAGTTTAATCGGTTGTATTATGTTTCTAGTTCACGGGCTAGACAAAGAATTTTGGTAATCCGGTGA
- a CDS encoding ParA family protein, translating into MKQIVLSLIANAGGVGKTTLSVHIAYEMSRLGFDVAIIDLDPQRSLDVFCGLPPAEVSTTLVKVLSKDFQGDWDLISVWEQSKTQVCQGHPLLAEIANELVIRKRGEYTLSDRLKKYPLPHNLVILDCPATLGMLNVNALAASTHILVPVQLEMKAISGSAELVEWCISTGDELHLEPRPPILGFVPSMYDDTVAMHRQYLEQLPEITEHLHLKLYPKVRNSNEFKNASAHGLPLQKYRPKHPACRDFQQITDDLAALIQENK; encoded by the coding sequence ATGAAGCAGATAGTTCTTTCACTTATAGCTAATGCCGGTGGTGTAGGCAAAACCACACTGAGCGTACACATTGCCTATGAAATGAGTCGGCTGGGCTTTGATGTCGCAATCATCGACTTAGATCCACAACGTTCTTTGGATGTATTTTGTGGATTGCCTCCGGCTGAAGTATCAACCACTTTAGTTAAGGTATTATCAAAAGATTTCCAAGGAGATTGGGATTTAATTTCGGTTTGGGAACAATCAAAAACTCAAGTTTGTCAGGGACATCCACTTTTAGCGGAAATAGCCAATGAATTAGTTATCCGCAAACGAGGAGAGTACACACTAAGCGATCGCTTAAAAAAATACCCTTTGCCCCACAATCTAGTAATTTTGGATTGTCCGGCTACTTTAGGAATGTTAAATGTTAATGCTTTAGCTGCCTCAACCCATATATTAGTTCCCGTGCAATTGGAAATGAAAGCCATTTCTGGTTCAGCAGAATTAGTAGAGTGGTGTATTTCTACAGGTGATGAGTTACATTTAGAACCTCGCCCACCCATCTTGGGATTTGTGCCAAGTATGTATGATGATACCGTGGCAATGCACAGACAATATTTAGAGCAATTGCCAGAGATTACCGAACATTTACATTTAAAGCTTTATCCTAAAGTTCGCAACTCAAACGAATTTAAAAATGCCAGCGCTCACGGCTTACCTTTACAAAAATACCGTCCCAAACATCCTGCCTGTAGAGATTTTCAACAAATTACAGATGATTTAGCAGCTTTAATTCAGGAGAACAAATAA
- a CDS encoding HNH endonuclease — MSDYPKHWKELAKTIKEKSDWCCQKCGRVCLRPGQKPNTTKPRAYNLQVHHWNRNPSDNRPENLIPLCSACHLSYHRGGKGNVSVGQLSLFDISQF, encoded by the coding sequence ATGAGTGACTACCCCAAGCACTGGAAAGAACTAGCCAAAACCATCAAGGAAAAATCTGATTGGTGCTGTCAAAAATGCGGTCGTGTTTGCTTACGTCCTGGTCAGAAACCTAACACTACTAAACCACGAGCATATAATTTACAGGTTCACCACTGGAATAGGAACCCTTCTGATAATAGACCCGAAAATTTGATACCTTTATGCTCTGCGTGTCACCTTAGTTACCATCGCGGAGGTAAGGGTAATGTTTCTGTGGGGCAGTTGTCGTTGTTTGATATTTCCCAATTTTAG